A single window of Solanum dulcamara chromosome 5, daSolDulc1.2, whole genome shotgun sequence DNA harbors:
- the LOC129889494 gene encoding glucan endo-1,3-beta-glucosidase 5 — translation MGILKMKGGLWISMILGFMVLGKVYGIGANWGTQATHPLPPNIVVKLLKDNGIQKVKLFDADSEIFKALSGSGIEVMVGIPNEMLWSLANSLGAAEKWVEKNVSSHVSSNSVDIKYVAVGNEPFLSQLNGTYLPTTFPALQNIQAALIKAGLGNRVKVTIPLNADVYQSSSEKPSTGDFRQDIRDLMVSIVKFLNDNGGAFTVNIYPFISLYNDPNFPADYAFFDGYSSPIDDNGKIYNNVFDANHDTLLWALQKNGFPNMSIIIGEIGWPTDGDNNANLKAAQRFNQGFMTHISGGKGTPMRPGPIDAYLFSLIDEDAKSIQPGNFERHWGIFYFDGTPKYNLSLGANNGGGLVPANGVRYLARQWCVLSPSASLDDLQLADSVGYACSHADCTSLGHGTSCADLDARGNVSYAFNSYYQENDQQSSACKFPNLSMITNTDPSPPGGTCKFKIMIQASSPSRHKNNAFTTKPVNVMFLLIVSLLSVL, via the exons ATGGGAATTCTGAAAATGAAAGGTGGTTTATGGATTTCAATGATTTTGGGGTTTATGGTATTAGGGAAAGTTTATGGAATAGGAGCAAACTGGGGAACACAAGCAACACATCCATTGCCACCAAACATAGTAGTGAAGTTACTAAAAGACAATGGGATTCAGAAAGTGAAGCTGTTTGATGCAGATTCAGAAATCTTTAAAGCCCTCAGTGGCTCAGGAATTGAAGTCATGGTTGGAATCCCAAATGAAATGCTGTGGAGTTTAGCCAACAGTTTGGGTGCTGCTGAGAAATGGGTAGAGAAGAATGTCTCTTCACATGTCTCTTCCAACAGTGTTGATATCAA ATATGTTGCAGTTGGAAATGAACCATTTCTATCTCAGTTAAACGGGACGTATCTGCCAACAACATTCCCGGCTCTTCAAAACATCCAGGCAGCCCTTATAAAAGCAGGTCTTGGTAATCGGGTGAAAGTCACTATTCCTCTCAATGCCGATGTATACCAGAGTTCAAGTGAAAAACCTTCAACAGGTGACTTCCGCCAAGACATTCGTGATCTCATGGTGAGCATTGTCAAGTTCTTGAATGACAATGGAGGCGCATTTACTGTCAATATCTATCCATTTATAAGTCTCTACAATGACCCCAACTTTCCTGCTGACTATGCTTTCTTTGACGGATACTCAAGCCCCATCGATGACAACGGGAAAATCTACAACAATGTGTTTGATGCAAATCACGATACCCTTCTTTGGGCATTGCAGAAAAATGGATTCCCAAATATGTCGATTATAATAGGGGAAATCGGATGGCCAACAGATGGAGACAATAATGCAAACTTGAAGGCTGCCCAAAGATTCAACCAAGGATTCATGACTCACATTTCAGGTGGAAAGGGTACTCCAATGAGACCTGGCCCTATAGATGCTTACCTGTTCAGTCTGATTGATGAGGATGCGAAAAGCATTCAGCCCGGTAACTTTGAGCGCCATTGGGGAATATTTTACTTTGATGGTACGCCTAAATACAATCTTTCATTGGGTGCAAACAATGGAGGTGGTTTAGTACCAGCAAATGGTGTTCGTTACCTGGCTCGTCAGTGGTGCGTGTTGTCACCCTCAGCTAGCCTTGATGATCTTCAGCTAGCTGATAGTGTGGGCTATGCATGTTCACATGCTGATTGCACCAGCCTCGGGCACGGAACATCATGCGCTGATCTTGATGCTCGTGGCAACGTTTCGTATGCATTCAACAGTTACTATCAGGAAAACGACCAGCAATCTAGTGCCTGCAAGTTTCCGAACCTTTCCATGATCACAAACACAGATCCGTCACCACCGGGTGGAACAtgtaaattcaaaatcatgatCCAAGCAAGTAGTCCTAGCAGACATAAGAACAATGCATTTACAACTAAGCCTGTCAATGTGATGTTTCTGCTTATAGTTTCTTTGTTGAGTGTTTTGTAG